The following are from one region of the candidate division WOR-3 bacterium genome:
- the tadA gene encoding tRNA adenosine(34) deaminase TadA, translating to MRNFSDEYWMQLALVEAQKAFEEDEVPVGAVVVYNNKIIGQGHNQTEKLRDPTAHAEIIALSAASNYLNNWRLTEALVYVTLEPCVMCTGALILARIKKLVFAAFDPKFGACGSVYNVPLDNKLNHKFQVKSGVLADESRRLLTQFFKKHRKKVLH from the coding sequence ATGCGTAACTTTTCGGATGAATACTGGATGCAATTAGCCTTGGTTGAGGCACAAAAAGCATTTGAGGAAGATGAAGTTCCGGTGGGTGCTGTAGTTGTTTATAACAATAAAATCATTGGACAAGGCCATAATCAAACCGAAAAGCTTCGCGATCCTACTGCACATGCTGAAATCATTGCTCTAAGTGCTGCAAGTAATTACCTTAACAACTGGCGACTTACTGAAGCATTAGTGTATGTAACCTTAGAACCATGTGTAATGTGTACTGGCGCGCTGATTTTAGCTCGAATCAAAAAATTAGTATTTGCTGCATTTGACCCCAAATTCGGTGCCTGCGGTTCAGTTTACAATGTTCCTTTAGACAATAAACTCAACCATAAATTCCAAGTCAAATCTGGCGTTTTAGCCGACGAAAGTCGAAGACTTCTTACACAGTTTTTTAAAAAACACCGTAAAAAAGTTCTTCACTAA
- a CDS encoding FG-GAP-like repeat-containing protein: protein MLIKYKHLLFFGISFIISTAIAERITIKKIPLPHNTQYYERTRTFLVNQIRIKENKNLHYRNLLARIRNAAKTRQVDTIRVLALRVEFQEDTTPLTTGNGKMDLAGFLTPNDGLFYDPPHTRRYFERHLEGLKNYFWLNSMGTLYIDYRVMPNSVLGTYVLPHPMMYYGDTMWKYPYYDYEGAETGLCRLVYDAIQIADRDPDIRFSDYDLLIIFRAGSAPQSDLRGDSPFDLLAGTIPSSAFERYLGTPYILADEGQTRIYSAMIMPEMMRQDTLLDGQINILGMLGYPGTLYHEFVHLLGGYDLYDVTGATIGVGSWSLMGTGAWLGDYSLGIPPGAIPSMLDAFHRVYFGWIEPVVVNLPLESIPLYSASMDTTRFSFYNNIQRPLIIKVPITETEYFLIENRQCDVSKKDTVVVDLEDGVLIWVEDGEYDFMQPGSGILIWHIDENIIDQYGPYNAINISQISHKGVDLEEADGIQDYDFNILYNRNYQYYGSPYDPFFVGGINNEFSVNTTPSSDGYTGKSFITIKVLSEPDTVMYLSVNFDLNQQGFPINLGRGGKLFSPHVADLNRDMNQEIVIADSAGRIYVFNYDGTSYLPNMQGNFAQLPGPLSNSPAIGDVLGDSNLEIVCTCENGTIYVFSYQGILPVLQLHTQGRILSSPTLADLDGDGKQEIIVGSTDMKLYIWRGDGSNFPGFPMLLNSELRSAVGITDTITPQIVAFGSDHKLFLINPQDAVIHNKFPITLSYSALYNAIPPVIADFDNDGNKEIAVVIHKEKNSQLVIVDLVGNIKYSSTPIITRPVSSGIAVADLNKDGFLDIILAAANKIYAFNFNGALLTNYPIILDSTYSQTELVGNYLITIDIPFVFASTPVIADLNCDGYCDVIIGSPQWGLLGFDGKTQTTIDYFPLLSASSISATPLIADIDSDGDVEIIVGSNNGILYGWDIPGATNQIFWGQYLGGSAHWNLYNKPLEVPQISGSLIKDFFSYPNPADQEIVIRYWLGLDVTNVKLSLLDILGKPICEFAGSSIPLIDNETKIKLDDIKNGIYILRLEVIGKNKIETKFYKFAVVK from the coding sequence ATGTTAATTAAATATAAACACTTACTTTTTTTTGGAATTTCTTTTATTATTTCAACTGCAATTGCTGAAAGAATCACAATAAAAAAAATCCCATTACCGCATAACACGCAATATTATGAACGAACGAGAACGTTTTTGGTAAACCAAATAAGAATAAAAGAAAACAAAAATCTACACTATCGAAATCTGCTGGCTCGTATCCGGAATGCTGCAAAAACTCGTCAAGTTGATACTATTAGGGTATTAGCACTCCGAGTAGAATTTCAGGAAGATACTACCCCGCTTACGACTGGAAATGGTAAAATGGACCTTGCCGGTTTTCTTACTCCTAACGATGGATTGTTCTATGACCCCCCGCATACCCGAAGATATTTTGAACGACACCTTGAAGGTCTCAAAAATTATTTTTGGCTAAATTCTATGGGGACACTATACATTGATTATCGGGTAATGCCTAATAGCGTCTTAGGAACTTATGTGCTCCCGCATCCTATGATGTACTATGGTGATACTATGTGGAAATACCCTTACTATGATTATGAAGGTGCTGAAACTGGTTTATGTCGCTTGGTATATGACGCGATTCAAATTGCCGATCGAGATCCAGACATCCGATTTAGTGATTATGACTTATTAATCATCTTTCGCGCTGGTTCAGCACCACAATCAGACCTAAGAGGCGACAGTCCATTTGATCTGTTGGCAGGTACAATTCCCTCATCTGCATTTGAACGATACTTGGGAACACCTTATATTTTAGCTGACGAAGGTCAAACTAGAATCTATTCAGCAATGATTATGCCTGAAATGATGCGCCAAGATACGCTTCTCGACGGTCAGATTAATATTTTAGGAATGTTAGGCTACCCTGGAACTTTGTACCATGAGTTTGTTCATCTGTTAGGCGGATATGACTTATATGATGTTACAGGTGCCACAATCGGGGTTGGTTCTTGGAGCTTAATGGGCACCGGGGCGTGGCTCGGTGATTATAGTCTTGGTATCCCCCCAGGTGCAATACCTAGTATGCTTGATGCTTTTCACCGGGTTTATTTCGGATGGATTGAACCGGTAGTTGTTAATCTGCCGCTAGAAAGTATTCCGTTATATTCAGCAAGTATGGATACAACTAGATTTTCTTTTTATAATAATATTCAACGACCACTTATTATTAAGGTGCCAATAACTGAAACAGAGTATTTTCTAATTGAGAACCGACAATGTGATGTTAGTAAAAAAGATACCGTGGTGGTAGATTTAGAAGACGGGGTTTTAATCTGGGTTGAAGACGGTGAATATGATTTTATGCAACCTGGTTCTGGTATTTTGATTTGGCATATTGACGAAAATATTATTGATCAATACGGACCTTATAATGCTATAAATATCTCTCAAATCTCTCACAAAGGAGTGGACTTAGAAGAAGCTGATGGAATCCAAGATTATGATTTTAACATTTTATATAATAGAAATTACCAGTATTATGGGTCCCCATATGATCCATTTTTTGTCGGAGGAATTAACAATGAGTTCTCAGTAAATACTACTCCATCGTCCGACGGGTACACGGGTAAAAGTTTCATAACGATCAAAGTACTATCTGAACCGGACACTGTAATGTATCTAAGTGTTAATTTTGACCTGAATCAACAAGGTTTTCCAATAAATCTTGGTCGTGGTGGTAAACTTTTTTCCCCTCATGTTGCCGATTTGAACCGTGACATGAATCAAGAAATAGTAATCGCTGATAGTGCCGGTCGAATTTATGTTTTTAATTATGATGGTACTTCATATTTACCTAATATGCAAGGTAATTTTGCTCAATTACCTGGACCGCTCTCTAATAGCCCAGCGATTGGCGACGTACTAGGCGATTCAAACCTTGAAATTGTTTGTACTTGCGAAAATGGCACAATTTACGTATTTTCTTACCAAGGAATCTTACCAGTTTTACAGCTACACACTCAAGGACGAATTTTGTCGTCACCGACTCTTGCTGATTTAGACGGCGACGGAAAACAAGAAATTATTGTCGGATCAACTGACATGAAACTATACATCTGGAGAGGTGATGGTAGCAACTTTCCTGGCTTTCCAATGTTGCTTAATTCCGAGTTACGCTCAGCTGTAGGGATTACTGACACTATCACCCCCCAAATTGTCGCCTTCGGTAGTGACCATAAACTATTTTTAATTAACCCGCAGGATGCTGTAATCCACAATAAGTTTCCCATTACCTTGTCGTATAGCGCTTTGTACAATGCAATTCCCCCAGTTATTGCTGATTTTGATAATGACGGAAATAAAGAAATAGCAGTTGTTATTCACAAAGAAAAAAACTCACAATTAGTTATAGTTGATTTAGTGGGAAATATAAAATATTCCAGCACACCAATTATTACACGACCAGTATCGTCAGGAATTGCAGTTGCGGATTTAAATAAAGACGGATTTTTAGATATTATTTTAGCTGCTGCTAATAAGATTTATGCATTTAATTTTAATGGCGCGCTTCTTACTAATTATCCAATAATTTTAGATTCCACCTATTCCCAAACTGAATTAGTAGGTAATTATCTAATAACAATTGATATTCCTTTCGTATTTGCATCAACCCCAGTGATTGCTGATCTTAATTGTGATGGGTATTGTGATGTAATAATCGGCTCACCACAATGGGGACTTTTGGGATTTGATGGCAAAACCCAAACCACAATAGATTATTTTCCACTCCTCTCGGCTAGCAGTATCAGTGCTACTCCTTTAATTGCCGATATTGATAGCGATGGAGATGTTGAAATTATCGTTGGCTCAAATAATGGAATTTTATATGGCTGGGATATACCAGGGGCAACTAATCAAATATTTTGGGGTCAATATTTAGGTGGATCGGCTCACTGGAATTTATATAATAAACCTCTTGAAGTTCCTCAAATTTCTGGGTCACTCATCAAAGATTTTTTTAGTTATCCTAATCCAGCTGACCAGGAAATTGTAATAAGATATTGGCTAGGACTTGATGTCACAAACGTTAAACTATCACTTTTAGACATTTTAGGAAAACCAATTTGTGAGTTTGCGGGCAGTTCGATACCATTAATAGATAATGAAACTAAAATCAAATTAGATGATATTAAAAATGGAATATACATTCTACGTTTAGAGGTTATAGGAAAGAATAAAATAGAAACAAAATTTTACAAATTCGCTGTTGTAAAGTAA
- the nadB gene encoding L-aspartate oxidase, producing the protein MSNTIITDFIVVGSGIAGLWFSYRVLNSGQVCILTKKENTESNTNYAQGGIAAALGIDDTPEIHYQDTLKNGQGLARPEIVRMVCEMGPRLVNELYEVGINFSTYYNSKGIKRFDLGKEGGHSRARIVHAKDYTGREIETGLIRLLKERCVFYEHFLVFDLIIDKTNRCIGVEAVDTKTGKVYCFLGKAMVLATGGIGQIYLHTTNPPIATGDGIAIAYKNGALVSNMEFIQFHPTALYGKKIDNRYFLISEAVRGEGGILRTIDGNTFMENYHEKGCLAPRDIVARAIDNEMKKRGANYVLLDVTHLDPERIKLRFPNIYNTCLQLGYDITKEPIPVVPAAHYICGGIEINQWGETNIPGLLAIGECAHSGLHGANRLASNSLLEALVFAEQAARRVKETACKHEIQYQKIICNNNKRIEIQKNPKVKILIDKLQKIMWNGAGIVRSNNRIDNALAELAEIAKHAKKIQPLSIDLIELNNMITVGYLVLKSAFLRNESRGLHYKEDYPYIDNEHFLKDTVLQKSKDDEQYLPNY; encoded by the coding sequence ATGAGTAATACTATCATTACTGACTTCATAGTTGTTGGTTCGGGAATTGCCGGATTGTGGTTTTCGTATCGAGTTCTTAATAGTGGACAAGTATGTATATTAACAAAGAAAGAAAACACTGAATCTAATACCAATTATGCCCAGGGTGGAATAGCCGCAGCCTTAGGAATTGATGATACTCCAGAAATTCATTATCAGGATACACTTAAAAATGGACAAGGTCTAGCCCGGCCCGAAATTGTTCGTATGGTTTGTGAAATGGGACCACGCTTGGTCAATGAGCTATATGAAGTTGGAATTAATTTCAGTACTTACTATAATTCTAAAGGTATAAAACGTTTTGATTTGGGAAAAGAAGGAGGTCATAGTCGAGCAAGAATTGTTCACGCTAAAGATTATACAGGCCGAGAAATCGAAACTGGCTTAATCCGACTACTTAAAGAACGTTGCGTATTTTACGAACATTTTTTAGTTTTTGATTTAATAATAGATAAAACCAACCGGTGTATTGGCGTAGAAGCCGTTGATACCAAAACAGGCAAAGTATATTGTTTTTTAGGGAAAGCAATGGTATTAGCAACAGGCGGCATCGGGCAAATTTATCTTCATACCACTAATCCTCCAATAGCTACTGGTGACGGTATAGCAATTGCATACAAAAATGGTGCATTAGTTTCTAACATGGAGTTTATTCAATTTCACCCAACAGCATTATACGGTAAAAAAATTGATAATCGATATTTCTTAATTTCTGAAGCAGTTCGGGGTGAGGGTGGTATCCTACGAACAATTGATGGTAATACATTCATGGAAAACTATCATGAAAAGGGCTGCCTAGCACCACGGGATATTGTTGCTCGAGCGATTGATAATGAAATGAAGAAGCGCGGAGCTAACTACGTTTTACTTGATGTTACCCACCTTGACCCGGAAAGAATAAAATTACGCTTTCCTAACATCTATAATACTTGTTTGCAATTAGGTTATGACATTACAAAAGAACCAATACCTGTCGTACCAGCAGCCCATTACATTTGTGGAGGCATCGAAATCAATCAATGGGGTGAAACCAACATCCCGGGACTTTTAGCAATTGGAGAATGTGCTCATTCTGGGCTTCATGGAGCGAATCGCTTAGCATCGAATTCCTTGCTTGAAGCATTAGTGTTTGCTGAACAAGCCGCAAGACGGGTTAAAGAGACTGCCTGTAAACATGAAATACAATATCAAAAGATCATTTGTAACAATAATAAAAGGATTGAAATTCAAAAAAATCCCAAGGTGAAGATATTAATTGACAAACTACAAAAAATAATGTGGAACGGCGCAGGTATTGTGCGATCTAATAATCGAATTGATAATGCATTAGCTGAACTTGCTGAAATTGCTAAGCATGCAAAAAAAATTCAACCTCTCTCGATTGATTTAATCGAACTTAATAATATGATTACTGTAGGCTATTTAGTATTAAAAAGTGCTTTCCTGAGGAATGAATCTCGAGGTCTTCATTATAAAGAAGATTATCCATATATTGACAATGAACATTTTTTGAAAGATACTGTTCTTCAAAAGTCAAAAGATGACGAGCAATACTTGCCGAATTACTAA
- a CDS encoding choice-of-anchor J domain-containing protein encodes MKKMLGKTETRGGLMNRVLLILFILGNITFAQYFSESFNGPIFPPAGWTVYNLEDSTAPYDKSEWQQDGRGPRSQPGCAFCPKTYGGGQGGNPQVPNNDWLVTPRIYPTTTGYTLTFWYRGYTQNQKESLEVWVSRAGNTPQDFMNPATGYRVDAFSIKTWDYTLRTVSLASFINQPIYVAFRYCADNPNRHGVFIDDVGGTIRKPPLDVGVIEIKAPDTVITPTPFNPQAVVKNFGTEITSFKVKCYITRLPQGTQLYVDSLNIQSLLANGTGDAVFREITLSEGTYKVKFQTLNATYGKCHTGDMNPANDTMSRIFRVVAPTYRDVGVLSIIKPVGEVTEFPVYPKIIVKNYGSQAETFVTKLQIKNYQTQVVYLAETTIALPSLVSHEIEYRIPWNPQASVYPYEVVAFTMLPADQNRANDTARASTWIPQYDAKVIDITRPNIEIVEPTINLIPQARIANRSFITQTINIPSIFRIEKIGIGVVYSATASTQLGFCDDDTVNYTSWTTAPGRYKLICKTTLPGDNNPTNDSVVRTLFVPYRDVAPVYIEAPEDTIPHAGFIPRAVINNYSNYYINTPVELVIKYAGVPIWTDTNYVTVFDSVSGMVFFPEWQPPQTGTYEITFRTIFPYDLNPNNDEISKVFVVTSPTINISLVSIKSPTDTVQAGRTIYPRVRVKNNGNVPFTGSVTTDITNSTTKDIIYSSTAYISIPLMPNEERTIVFDPCNQITDPGEYYISSEVSVGGDIDTTDNRIGLSFRAFQNVYRDVGVARISEPTGRKSIGFLPTQVVIHNFGNTTEEFIVQLKIYPRNQSFPVYVSEATVELPRRTSQIIYFPNWAANTGTYTVRCTVLLDGDQQVSNNHRDTTVTVTEVQDYGWSSLAPISQTYRVKDGGALTYVPQKGIYAFVGNKTNLFYHYNIENNTWTPKRSLPNGLFVGNGASLCNDGENNIYAIVGNKTTKFLMYNIARDTWNELQDVPLRAPNSKKEVKIAGGAGLAYVKSENGDYVYLVKGNNTTQFFRYKIAADTWDTLVAQIPLGPTGKAKVKDGSAITTDGQYFIYLVKGGTVSEFYLYNVSSDTWINLDGIPTTFPNAKKIGKGTALAYTITNFVPQIYALKGNSYEFWRYNIQTNSWRACDNIINSPAYNKKVGAGAALTAVDGTIYALKGNNTPDFFKYKPNPNMNDENILSLHTQKAITTEKTTELGQVSLNLNSNIVSTTLKINYTTTTATSLITKLYTINGQLVASFSSELTPANNSVLTINLPKLPAGIYFVKLDADNKALTEKVIIKK; translated from the coding sequence ATGAAAAAAATGTTAGGTAAAACCGAAACGAGAGGGGGGCTTATGAATCGGGTATTGCTAATTTTATTTATTTTAGGCAATATAACATTTGCCCAGTATTTCTCGGAATCTTTTAATGGGCCGATATTTCCACCGGCTGGGTGGACTGTTTATAATTTAGAAGATTCAACCGCACCTTATGATAAATCCGAATGGCAACAGGATGGTCGTGGCCCACGCAGTCAACCGGGTTGTGCATTTTGCCCTAAAACCTATGGTGGTGGGCAAGGTGGGAATCCGCAGGTTCCGAATAACGACTGGTTAGTGACACCAAGAATATATCCGACGACTACAGGATATACTTTAACCTTCTGGTATCGAGGATACACCCAAAATCAAAAAGAAAGTTTGGAAGTTTGGGTATCGCGAGCTGGAAATACGCCACAGGATTTTATGAATCCGGCCACTGGCTATCGGGTGGACGCTTTTAGCATAAAAACCTGGGACTATACATTACGAACGGTGTCGCTTGCTTCATTTATTAACCAACCAATCTATGTGGCATTCCGGTATTGTGCTGATAATCCGAATCGTCACGGGGTGTTTATCGACGACGTTGGCGGAACAATAAGAAAACCACCACTTGATGTTGGCGTTATTGAAATTAAAGCACCTGACACGGTAATAACGCCGACTCCATTTAATCCCCAAGCAGTTGTGAAAAATTTTGGAACCGAAATTACATCATTTAAGGTAAAGTGTTATATTACTCGTCTCCCCCAAGGAACGCAACTCTATGTTGATTCGTTAAATATCCAATCCTTACTGGCTAATGGAACTGGTGATGCAGTTTTTCGTGAAATTACTCTGTCGGAAGGAACTTATAAAGTAAAATTCCAAACTCTAAATGCTACTTACGGTAAATGCCATACTGGCGACATGAATCCAGCTAATGATACGATGTCGCGAATTTTCCGGGTTGTGGCTCCAACTTATCGGGATGTTGGGGTTTTAAGTATTATTAAGCCGGTCGGCGAAGTTACAGAGTTTCCGGTATATCCTAAAATTATCGTAAAAAACTACGGTTCTCAAGCTGAAACATTTGTAACTAAACTACAGATTAAAAACTATCAAACACAAGTTGTGTATTTAGCTGAGACGACAATTGCATTACCTTCGCTTGTGAGCCATGAAATTGAATATCGGATCCCCTGGAATCCTCAAGCCAGCGTATATCCTTACGAGGTAGTTGCTTTTACAATGCTCCCAGCTGATCAGAACCGCGCCAATGATACCGCACGGGCTTCAACCTGGATTCCTCAATATGATGCTAAAGTAATTGATATCACTAGACCGAACATTGAAATTGTTGAACCTACAATCAACCTTATCCCACAGGCTCGAATTGCTAATCGGAGTTTTATAACTCAAACCATAAATATTCCGTCAATTTTCCGAATTGAAAAAATCGGAATTGGTGTAGTATATTCCGCAACAGCTAGTACTCAATTAGGTTTCTGTGACGATGATACAGTTAACTATACTTCGTGGACAACAGCTCCTGGTCGCTATAAACTTATTTGTAAAACAACCCTACCCGGTGATAATAACCCGACGAATGATTCGGTTGTGCGCACCTTGTTTGTGCCCTACAGGGATGTCGCACCGGTTTATATCGAGGCCCCGGAAGATACAATACCGCACGCTGGATTTATTCCTCGTGCTGTAATTAACAATTATAGTAACTATTATATTAACACCCCGGTCGAGTTGGTGATAAAATACGCTGGAGTGCCGATTTGGACGGATACCAACTATGTCACGGTATTCGATAGCGTCTCCGGGATGGTCTTCTTCCCTGAATGGCAACCACCGCAAACTGGAACTTACGAAATTACCTTCCGAACGATTTTCCCTTATGATTTAAATCCGAATAATGATGAAATTAGCAAAGTTTTTGTCGTAACCTCTCCGACAATAAACATTTCGCTCGTGAGTATTAAGTCACCAACCGATACGGTCCAAGCTGGAAGAACCATCTATCCGCGAGTAAGAGTTAAAAATAACGGTAACGTGCCGTTTACTGGATCGGTTACGACGGATATTACCAATAGCACTACAAAAGACATCATCTACTCGTCTACTGCGTACATCTCGATTCCTCTAATGCCTAATGAAGAACGCACCATCGTTTTCGATCCTTGTAATCAAATTACTGATCCCGGAGAATATTATATCTCCTCGGAAGTCTCGGTTGGCGGTGATATTGATACTACCGATAACCGCATAGGTTTGAGTTTTCGAGCATTTCAAAATGTATATCGGGATGTTGGCGTAGCTAGAATTTCAGAACCGACTGGTCGTAAATCAATTGGCTTCTTACCAACCCAGGTGGTAATTCATAACTTTGGCAATACTACCGAAGAATTTATTGTGCAATTGAAAATTTATCCGCGCAATCAAAGTTTTCCGGTGTACGTTAGCGAAGCAACTGTCGAACTACCACGACGCACCTCGCAGATTATTTACTTCCCGAATTGGGCTGCCAATACCGGTACTTATACCGTAAGATGCACGGTGCTACTAGACGGCGACCAGCAAGTAAGTAACAATCACCGGGATACTACCGTGACAGTTACTGAAGTCCAAGATTATGGTTGGTCGAGTTTGGCGCCAATTTCACAAACTTATCGCGTCAAAGACGGTGGTGCGTTAACTTATGTACCTCAGAAAGGTATATACGCTTTTGTCGGCAATAAAACTAACCTTTTCTATCACTACAACATCGAAAATAATACGTGGACGCCAAAACGAAGTCTACCAAACGGACTTTTTGTCGGCAATGGTGCCAGCTTATGTAACGATGGTGAAAACAACATATACGCAATTGTTGGCAACAAAACAACTAAGTTTTTAATGTATAATATTGCTCGTGACACATGGAATGAACTGCAAGATGTACCGCTCAGAGCTCCGAATTCGAAAAAAGAAGTAAAGATCGCTGGTGGCGCCGGCCTAGCTTATGTCAAGTCTGAGAATGGCGACTATGTGTACTTGGTTAAGGGTAATAACACCACGCAGTTCTTCCGATACAAGATTGCTGCGGATACGTGGGATACTTTAGTTGCGCAAATTCCACTAGGCCCAACAGGTAAAGCTAAAGTAAAAGATGGCAGTGCGATTACTACTGACGGTCAGTATTTTATCTACTTAGTAAAAGGCGGTACCGTGAGCGAGTTCTATCTATATAATGTTTCAAGCGATACTTGGATCAACCTAGATGGAATCCCAACAACGTTTCCGAACGCCAAAAAAATTGGCAAAGGAACCGCTCTTGCCTATACGATTACTAACTTCGTGCCCCAAATCTATGCGCTAAAAGGTAATAGCTACGAATTTTGGCGTTATAACATCCAAACCAACAGCTGGCGCGCTTGTGATAACATTATCAATAGTCCAGCTTACAATAAGAAAGTCGGTGCTGGTGCGGCTCTTACCGCAGTTGACGGCACAATTTATGCCTTAAAGGGTAACAATACGCCAGACTTCTTTAAGTATAAACCGAATCCTAATATGAACGATGAGAATATCTTGAGTCTTCATACCCAGAAAGCGATAACTACCGAGAAAACGACAGAACTTGGCCAAGTTAGCTTAAACCTCAATTCTAATATTGTATCTACAACTCTTAAAATTAATTATACCACAACTACCGCTACTTCGCTTATTACTAAATTATATACCATCAACGGACAGCTCGTTGCCAGCTTTAGTTCTGAATTAACACCCGCTAACAACAGCGTGCTTACGATTAATCTCCCCAAACTTCCGGCAGGTATTTACTTTGTAAAATTAGACGCTGACAATAAAGCGCTTACCGAAAAAGTCATCATCAAAAAGTAA